Genomic segment of Gigantopelta aegis isolate Gae_Host chromosome 10, Gae_host_genome, whole genome shotgun sequence:
CACTTgaatgagtttttaaaaatgacctATTGGTTTACTTGACCATGGAATTCAATTGCCCTTTTATGAATGTATTCCACTTTAGTAGTAGCTTTCATAGTAaactatttcatatttttaaaatttaattgtatAGAACAGCTATCTGCCCATAACTGCCAATTTTGCGGGGTCCATTGAGTGACAGTCAGACTGAATCAGACTGTTATAGATGTATATAATTTCGACTATATTGTAACATTccacacaatatatacataattaatgaAGAAACAATATGGAATGTTTAAATCAATTTTGGtcgtattaaaacattattttaataacaagaaaaactaTAGACAAAAAGCGCCATACTGGAAATGAAGATGAAATTATGTGTATGTACACATGCCACGAACAACGTGTGCACCGGGTTTGATACGTGTATGCTACGCCACCCTCGAGACAGACGCAACTCTGTGGCTATTTACGCACATGTCCTTAAGAATGTGTACTTCGAGTTACTCGTTTAAACCGGTAAGTGTGGTGTACGTCCGACGNNNNNNNNNNNNNNNNNNNNNNNNNNNNNNNNNNNNNNNNNNNNNNNNNNNNNNNNNNNNNNNNNNNNNNNNNNNNNNNNNNNNNNNNNNNNNNNNNNNNNNNNNNNNNNNNNNNNNNNNNNNNNNNNNNNNNNNNNNNNNNNNNNNNNNNNNNNNNNNNNNNNNNNNNNNNNNNNNNNNNNNNNNNNNNNNNNNNNNNNTATGCAGTCTGTGCACTCGAAGACTATGCAGTTATACCTGTTTATAACGACAACTAAACAGACATATAAACAGTGGCAATTGCAAAATTGTACCTTTGTACATAAGTCAAAAATATATCAACGTATGCGCAGCCGGTACACTTTTGAAGTGCCCGTTATAAAGAAGTGGTTATGCCATTACGTAAGATATTTTCCACCAGGTTAGACTCTACACACTGTAGCTGACACTGTGATTCCCTGGTCCATCCCATGTCATCCAAGACTATCGTCTGCTGATATTTGATCTCGAGTAACCGTACGTCTTTGAAAACGGAACAGTGTGTGCAGTAATTACTGCATTGTCATTGCTGAGATagacgttaaagggacattcctgagtttgctgcaatttttaagatgttatcgactaacagagactttttaacgattgtaattacatatcaaatatatttttctgcataatatatcagtggctgtatattaaacgtgtttctgatcgttctaatatttgtactaggtcaaatttcattttattttctaaaatatattttttcgtacgtacgaaattatttgaagacaaaaagcagtttgtgcttcttacaaatagtaagacgaccagaaacacattaaatatacagataatgctattctaaagaagaaaatatatttaatatgtaaatttaatcgtagaaatattttatttttcggaaacatcttacaatgcagcaaactcaggaatgtccctttaatgtgtgtTATGAAACAACACAGATGTTTTTGTCTAACCCACATTTTCCAAGAATATTGTTTAGTGATATTTGAATATCGAAGAATCTATGCTTTCAAAACGGAACTACGTTAGGAATCATTATCGTATTGTTGTTgagataaaatatttgtaagaagtcacACGCAACCCTAATCCGGAACTTTGATAATTGGTTCTTTATGAGAAGAAATTtttccaacaacaacaacagacatTTATATTGGAAAAGATCCTGTTGGAAAACTATATAAAACACTTCCACTGTCGAGTTCGACATAACCGATTTGTCTGATTGTTTTAGTCTATCACAGCTAAGACTTCAAGTAAGTATTTGTAcgtatttgttaaaaacacaaatCATAATTATGCACGTGGAAAGGTGTACATTCTTTTGTTTTAGAAGTCTAATGATTTGCTTAATGGTGTActgtacattaatatatttttaatgtaaacttcCATCAAATAAGCTGCGTTTTTTTTCTTAGccatttttgtcttttgttttctttctttttatatcatTCTTCTTTcgttgttttaatttaatgtaaatCACACTCAGTTGTAAGTTACTGGCATAGGTCGGATGTAAAGTGCTGAAAAGATGAGTTttgcgacccccccccccccccccccccccccccccctcacaacggacaaaactaactttttaaaagtaattgttatttaattttgttaatattattacttcgatcgtgttttgttgttttgattctgtctattatcatcatcatcatcatcatcatcatcatcatcatcatcatcatcatcatcatcatcatcatcatcataatcatcttAACATGAGCATAATCAAGTGCATCagatttcgttttgtttgttaattaaatattcttattttttaattattatttttattttactctgTCCTTTCAGTTTCTCATCCACTATGGATTTTCATATTTACATCTGCGCATGCGCTGCATATCTTCTGACAATGTCTCACCATGCTTCTGCCAAGTGTGAAGAAAACTGTATAATTCAGTGTCCCTCCTCTATGAGGACAGCAATGACGTCATCGTTTCGCCACTGGAACAGACGTTCCATGCCGGAGTGTGTCAGAGAATGTTCATACGTCTGCTCGGGAGGAGTGGTTCTACAAATACCTTATTACGTACAGCGTCACAGACGAGTAGCAGACAACACTAAAGTACTGGTAAGTAAGGgctatttgaatttaaaaaaaactattttccaCATCGGCATTCAATAAGCACTAATCCAAGGTATCGATAACGCCCCGATGGGATGCATTTCACCAAATCAAATACCACAGACGCCAAAATAATTGTTATACAGTCACTGGCGTAGACAGGATTTTATATCGGAGGGGTCAACCAATATGGGTCAACCCATAttgggggaagggggagggggcaacccacactataacaatttaatacagtaacaaaaagaaaaaagtttgagtgtttggggggggggggggggcatggacCTATTGCCCCCTCCTCCCCTCACTACGCCACTGTATACAGTTACATCTGTTACATAAATCCTTTCGGCGAACATAAACAAGTCaagataatattataatactagTTTCAACTCTTCGACCTCCAACATCGTTTCGGATATAAGATCTCAGCACACAGTTCACATGATTTCATTCCCAGTGACCCAAATGCCGACCCATTCAAGATTTTATCAGTGTAGCGACAAGTGGTTACTTGCCCAATAGTTTCCGGTTCTAAAAGGTTCAACGCAAATGCCCCAAAGGCACTTTATAATAGACAAGACGAGacaatttttttcagtttatatATGTTTGCGCATGTGTAGTGTTTGCACATTTTACTAttggtatatatttaaatatttaagtatttctaAGTCTAATATTGCTTTATGAAATTTTTCCGTATTTCTGCATGCCCTTCCTTCTCTCCATAACTCCGTTCCTCCCTCCCGTCCTATCTGTTTCCCGCTCGATATCTATCTTtgtctgttaaaacattttaatatgtttacattattattgttttacttttcaGTTGCCGTTTCCATTTGCTGTTGAATTCTACGATGAAGACGGGGATGAACAGATCTCGTTTTCTGAGTTTGTGTCCACGGTGAAGTGTAACGACACGGACTCTACAGCGAGAGAGGCGTTTGACCTTGCTGACACTAACAGTACGTGGAAATTGGAGACTTCATCTTTTTCACGTTTAGTCCAGTTATATTTGTATTGAGGAAATGTAGgaaatgaaacatttaatgCTGAATTAGAATAATAGTTCTGGACCTTGTTACAGAAATGACACTGTCGCCATCTTGTCACCATCGCTATCTCTTGAAAAAACATAGGCAGTGCGTCGGGATGGAATTAACCATTGGCATAGATTACTTTAATGCAGCTTTCCAATGGTATTCGACCCCATAACCTATCACTCCTGACGCGGTTGTGTTCGTGTTTCatgctaaattatttttaaaaaacaatccaCTTGAGTTACTGTTGACATTTTGCTTTTTACAGGtgaataactggttcaacaaaggccatggtctgtgctatcctgcccgtggaaagcgcaaataaaaaatcccttgctacctgtcgtaaaagagtagcctatgtggcgacagcgggtttcctctaaaaaacagtgtcagaatgaccatatgtttgacgtccaatagccgatgataagataaaaaaaatcaatgtgctctagtggcgtcgttaaataaaacaaactttactttttttttttttacaggtgaCGATTTAGTAAGCAGAGAAGAACTTAGTCAAGCTCCCTTTGAGATGTGTCTGAGGGGCGGTGGCAGAGGACATGACAGACATCGTGGGCAGGATTACTATCGAAACGACGCACATCGTGGGCGGGGTTACTATTGGGACGACTGATACCGTGGGCGGGATTACTATTGGGACGACGGACATCGTGGGCGGGATTACTATCAAACGACGGACATCGTGGGCGGGGTTACTATGGGGAAGACTAGCATCGTGGGACTGATTATTTGTGGGACGCCAGTCATCGTAGGCGGGGTTACTTTATGGACTGCTGGCATCGTAACCGGCGTTACTCTTGGAACGACTGACATgtcatgaatgaaaatgaaagatttttgaataaatgaagcgcagatttattttttaaaatagttgtttttgtcattttaagAATTAAATGATTTATCAAGTTATATTCGCAGGATTAACATTCTGTATCACCATCTTCGGCGCACACACGTTAGGTATCTAGAGTCTGAGCCTTTATCGTCATGGGAAATCAATATAAAGTACATTCATATGACGTCTTAGAGTCTAGATTCTAAAATGTTATAAGCTCGTGGTCGTCGAAGGTGTAGTGATTCGTTGGAAGATTTCTGAGTTTTCTAACCCAGTGTTACTCGGTGGTATGTTGTCTAAACCATCATTGGAACGTTCTGAGTTTCCAAACCATTGTACGAGACTCAGTGCTGAGTTGTCTAAGCCATCGCTGAGAGGTTCTGAGTTTCTAACCCAGTGTATGGGACTCGGTGGTGAGTTGTCTAAaccacaatctgattaaaattagatatgctgggtctaccagtagatctaacagcattgcgtggactcccatgtccaggtgacatttaatctataaataacaatttaaatatcgaccaattacacttcgccttttgtagcgttattcgggagtgaggtaccgccttgtacccccaggcaaaatcctgatttataataaatggctagtgttttagagatatggaggagaacgaataggaaggctccgagggaacgttagtccgtttggactttggtaaatatattatttctgctctgtgtataaccttgatgtgattgatgtgactttaaatattttgatactgtattataccaatattctttagacagtgttttcggtcatctgacgaagtaaatcgtagactttttgttctaacattatatgagtatttggtaatataaagcttagccagtcatcctagcggacctaggtacactgtaggttattgtctttattgtgataggtaccaatattaattctgtgtcacaaggttactgaacgagtagttagggttaattaaaaattaaccagttaggaatggtgttgtaattcctttattaattaacttctcctggaagcgtttctcaattatcacacgtatgggtgtggtgtaacggtgcagtgattcgcatattgtgtaactagacacctagagattaactaattaagtgatcagttctgggttgttattattgttgttattaattaactactacggctgtacatttgtcagcgtagactaatacagattccaaagtgtattgtgtttttgttgtgtttctagtgagctaaacgtgctataaatatatatactttatataagatcgtatctctgatcatacctagagacgagccatactagggtttaaccgcctgttacagagagatctaatagatatacagttaggagagatattttgataatcgtgttttattcagttacgggaattatagaatccccgtgacaggagtagaaaattggggcgctcgtcccggatctgacacgggacatgcatatttaaaaaagtattgtttgtaaatgggggctttataaattaattttacaaattaaccagaagtagcaacgttgttcactagaaaattaattaatattaagtgcgtcatatctaaacatggataagaatttgctggataggcctacgctcagtgtagtggagattaagcgagcacgtaaggccgagttagttgaaatcgcgggtgagcgagaaattgatttaacatcagctaaaaccttaggttatataaagacaattattatccaggaagtttttggtgataggcctgctatggaagacagtgagattgttccagagatagagataaatgagttaagtgtggaacaacaattagcttttaaaaagcttgagtacgaaagagaggaacgtgcattagatagagagagagaagagagagatagagagagggatagagagagagagagagagagaaagaaggtagagatagagaagatagagagagggatagagaagatagagagagagggatagagaagagagagagagagagagatagaaagagagagagagagaagagagagatagggagagagaattccagttagcaaaattaaaagtggaacatgagttaaagttgaatactgaagaagttagacgtgaggcaggaaatggttttaacatgtcggaggcttatagatcagtgcctgtatttgacgatgaggaggtagacatgttcttccaactttttgaacgggccgctaagcagctaaattggccgcagtctaagtggacattgttagccgtgtctaagtttaaggggaaggctagtgtagcttataattcaatgagtgatgagcgagcaagtcagtacgacttagttaaggctgcagtgttgagggcttatgaattacgacctgaggattatcgtttacggtatagcgagttgagaaaaacgcaggtcttatagtgagtttgtggctaagaaggcagggatgtttgataaatgggtggtgtctcatcaggtagagtcatataccgagttacgggagttgttgatcttacaggacattaaaaatggattaccagttagcttacgtattcacttagaggatcgtgaagtcaaaaagatagaggaggcaggcatagtggcagatgattacgtgttaatacacaaagctcaggcagtaccgggtagctctttacaacaaggtgataagaagaaatttcagccaggtttttcccgcgAAAGTAACTAtaggggagagtcatctagttggtcagctagtcaggcaaggaatgcacctggtgggcaaagtaaggatagacctgcattatcagccaatgcacgaacttttcatccacattgcagttactgtaaaaaggataaccatcttatcggggactgttttaaaaggaaacgcgataatgcgcaagtggtcggtttagtgaggtcagctccgttagcgagagagttaatggttagtcccatggcagagaaagtaaacccgtatgtgtccactggtatggtttgtgatgtgaaacaagaattgagtcctaaggctatatcaatctatagagataccgggtgtagtcagagtctgataacgcaaaagtgtttagctgatattgaaaattcagatataggacgtagtttggctttaacctcggttactggagaaaaaatggttgtccggttacataaggttttcttgtgttcgaagtttgtgacgggaccagtcgttatgggtgttgtgaaggacttgcctgttgaaaacataggagttttgttgggaaatgatttgactagtcagtgttgtcagccgaaatgtgaccaactgttaattaaagacagcacgttaccaatagaagagagtgaggttgatgagattaagtatcctgcgtgtgtaaagactagggttatggccagtaggttagcacaagacgcagaggatatttgtgatttgtctgatacgtgtgtgagccatgaacttggagtggatgaggttatcagtaaaatggtagataagtcaactgacaaattaaatgtggtggaacctgttgatctcccgcagaggggaattgaaccagttgtgtttgatagaggggccttaccttgtaatagacaagagttagttctagagcagggggctgatccaaaattgttggcagttcgcactacattgttaactgagagagtattaataaataagacagTTAGAGatgggaggttgccggcgaccgaactagctaggaagcaactgagccatgctcagagcaaaataaaaacagtgtttgataggaaggctaagagtcgggaatttaaaccaggggataaggtgctgctgtaccttcccattaaacggggttcattacagaacaggtatttcgggccctatgttgtgcacaaacgagttaatgagacagggtatgtgataaacactcctgatagggttaggaaaagtaggtattgtcacatcaatttgctaaaaggttattttgacagactgccgatagttccagagagaccggtccaaattgagagacactcaatttcccgtgatgacgtcaagactgcagaggtcaagttggccaacggccagattctagcagacttgaacccccagcgagcaaggctgactacattgatacaagacaatgtttccatttgtcgggaccttccaacggttaccaataccttaagccaagatgtgcgcttggaacccaacgctacaccgcgtcgacagcatggctatcggagaaaacctggaaaacgtgcgacgctaagaaagaaggaaacgaagttccattggtcaggtgaatgcgagaagtcattcaaccgtctcaagcagaggcgctactcgtctcccgtgatggcagcaccagactaccgagtgccgttcaagctagctgtgggtgccagtgacgtgggtgctggagctgtgctgttccaagaagacgaagacggactggaccatcctaatgaaagcctccaaccagagagttttgagatggagtcttcttctgcaagaatacccaattaccattgaacatatcaagggcacatccaatgtaatcgctgatgccctgtcccgaagttgaacgttatgataatgtaatgtgttgacattctttatttctgttttgtttatatatattttatttgtataccagggactcagagactcagtgtgattactggtagtcaccttattattacatgtgttataaatacccgtatgcgtcggttaacgcacctttttgttttaatgtagtatatttccctattcctagagtagaggaaatatcctttttgaggtgggggtgtgtgacggtacatgctcttaatttgttttcgcctgtggcgattttaattgtgttagagggccgtgtgcagtttaattgcacttagctagctgggcaacttgttacgtaatacttcgcgcgatcgggcattccaatatgcacttagtccagctgtggaggccatgtagctagtagttacgtaatatctccgctagtgctgtttatggccaggagattgctcgcggttggtgacagccagactgacgatcagagagaaatataccgactctagtagaggtagaatatgagatgatacgtgaggtaccgccttgtacccccaggcaaaatcctgatttataataaatggctagtgttttagagatatggaggagaacgaataggaaggctccgagggaacgttagtccgtttggactttggtaaatatattatttctgctctgtgtataaccttgatgtgattgatgtgactttaaatattttgatactgtattataccaatattctttagacagtgttttcggtcatctgacgaagtaaatcgtagactttttgttctaacattatatgagtatttggtaatataaagcttagccagtcatcctagcggacctaggtacactgtaggttattgtctttattgtgataggtaccaatattaattctgtgtcacaaggttactgaatgagtagttagggttaattaaaaattaaccagttaggaatggtgttgtaattcctttattaattaacttctcctggaagcgtttctcaattatcacacgtgtgggtgtggtgtaacggtgaagtgattcgcatattgtgtaactagacacctagagattaactaattaagtgatcagttctgggttgttattattgttgttattaattaactactacggctgtacatttgtcagcgtagactaatacagattccaaagtgtattgtgtttttgttgtgtttctagtgagctaaacgtgctataaatatatatactttatataagatcgtatctctgatcatacctagagacgagccatactagggtttaaccgcctgttacagagagatctaatagatatacagttaggagagatattttgataatcgtgttttaatcagttacgggaattatagaatccccgtgacagggagcatacaaattctaaaaatatcgagcAAGACTATATATggaataggcgaacttgttggcctgtttcaacattgaaaaaacaggaggaaaagtgcagtaataaactctagattgtatactagtataaacagattttatggctataccataaCCTAGTGTATGGGACTCGGTAGTGAGTTGGCAAAACTATCGCTGAGAGGTTCTGAGTTTTGACCCAGTGTATGGGACTCGGTGGTATATTGTCTAAGTCATCGCTGAGAGGTTCTAACTTTCCAACCCAGTGTATGGGACTCGGTGGTGAGTTTTCTAAATCATCGCTGAAAGGTTCTGAGTTTCCAAACCAGTGTATGGGACTCGATGGCGAGTTGTCTCATCCATTGCTGAAAGATTTTGAATTTCGAACCCAGTGCATGGGACTCGGTGGCATGTTGTCTAAGCCATCGCTATAAAGTTCCGACTTTCTAACCCAGTACATGGGACTCGGTGGCATGTTGTCTAAGCCATCGCTATAAAGGTTATGAGTTTCTAACTCACAGCATGGGACTCGGTGGCATGTTGTCTAAACCATCGCTGTAAAGGTTATGAGTTTCTAACTCACAGCATGGGACTCGGTGGCATGTTGTCCAAGAAAacagccttaaagggacattcctgagtttgctgcagtttttaagatgttatcgactaacggagactttttaacgaatgaaattacatatcaaatatatttttctacataaaaaaattagtgtctgtatattaaacgtgtttttggtcgttctaatatttgtactaggttaaatttaattttatttccaaaaatatctttttttcgtacgtacgaaattatttgaagacaaaatctaatttgggcttctcacaaatattaagacgaccagaaacacattgaatatacagacactgatattctaaacaagaaaatatatttaatatgtaagtttactcgtaaaaatattttattagtcggaaccatcttacaatgcagcaaagtcaggtatgtccctttaacagaccAATGAGTACTGGATTCAGAAGGAAATggcttatttaacgacgcactcaacacattttatatacggttatatggcgtcagacatatggttaaggaccacacagatattgagggaggaaacccgctgtcgccacttcatgaactactcttttcgattagcagcacgggatcttttatatgcaccatcccatagacaggatagcacataccacggccttttatgtaccagtcgtggtgcactggctggagcgagaaatactGGATTCAAAATCCAGCACCGAATCAAACCCAAAGTGAGTTTCAGTGGTCAGTGATTAAATTAATGAGGAGAGTGTACACCATTTCATCGAATCCACTCCCACTAACCTCTGACAAGTAAAGTATTAATCAAAATAATACCCAACCTTGTCTTTGCCTATTACATCATCTTCATacatcaaggctaatattcattcctcgtattcagccttgatacatgtagtcaagattactgatatccacgaCTAgagccctctattggaagaaaatttgtaacaccgattatgtcccttacacgatgacatcgctgaccaatcacagcattggtaacatgtgacaatcttgaaagcaatatcaaaaattaaccgccggacgctgacgctgccatctttgtttacaacaacaagggaatctataaggagcgttgcgattcgttgcaatcagatctcatcgcatccaatgaaatttaagcattttgtggcacgatttcttgacgacatgtatcaaggctgattacgaggaacgaatattagcgttgatttatgaagatgctaTTACATATGATTTGTGAAAGTCCgtgaaaccaaaaacaaaaaaaactgtaTTAGCGTTATAATGACCTGTTAACTTACGATATACAAATAACAGGCATAATAAGGTGTGATCACAATTACCAGGTGTAATAATGTagtgggaaggaaggaactgttttatttaacgacgcactcaacacttgttatttacggttatatggcgtcggacatatggttaaggaccacacatatattgagagaggaaacccgctgtcgcaccttccaagctactcttttcgattagcagcaagggatcttttatatgcaccatcccatagacaggatagcacataccacggcctttgatgtaccagtcattgtgcactggctggggcgagaaatagcccattgggctcaccgacagggatcgatcccaaatcgaccgcgcatcaagcgagcgctttaccactgggctacgtcccgcccctaatatAGTCGGGTAACAATTTCATATAGCCAGTttcaaactttaaaatattttgacgttttaatctttattatacctgttaccggcctcggtggcgtcgtggcaggtcatcggtctacaggctgataggtactgggttcggatcccagtcgaggcatgggatttttaatccagataccgactccaaaccctgagtgagtgctccgcaaggctcaatgggtaggtgtaaaccacttgcaccgaccagtgatccataactggttcaacaaaggccatggtttgtgctatcctgcctgagggaagcgcaaataaaagatcccttgctgccaatcggaagagtagcccatgtagtggcgacagcgggtttactctcaaaatctgtgtggtccttaaccatatgtctgacgccatataaccgtaaataaaatgtgttgaatgcgtcgttaaataaaacacttctttct
This window contains:
- the LOC121383431 gene encoding uncharacterized protein LOC121383431 produces the protein MDFHIYICACAAYLLTMSHHASAKCEENCIIQCPSSMRTAMTSSFRHWNRRSMPECVRECSYVCSGGVVLQIPYYVQRHRRVADNTKVLLPFPFAVEFYDEDGDEQISFSEFVSTVKCNDTDSTAREAFDLADTNKDELVSRQELLQAPFQVCLDDDDDWEDWDGDRHHRHHSRRRHYRG